The Heyndrickxia vini genome contains a region encoding:
- a CDS encoding helix-turn-helix domain-containing protein, which produces MQIGKKIKNLRLKKGLTQEELGERTDLSKGYISQIERDLSSPSIETFFDILEVLGCAPKDFFDEQELEQKVVYGDEDQTEYVDEERGYQIQWLVPESNEKEMEPIILILEEKGEFKEFEPSLSETFAYVLTGKISIRLGRRVYSARAGEVIYYHAAERHQITNDYPGTSQLLLVATESYL; this is translated from the coding sequence ATGCAAATCGGAAAAAAAATCAAAAATTTACGCTTGAAAAAGGGGCTAACACAGGAAGAACTTGGCGAGAGAACAGATTTGAGTAAAGGATATATTTCGCAAATTGAACGGGATTTAAGTTCTCCTTCCATAGAAACGTTTTTTGATATTTTAGAAGTTCTAGGATGTGCACCGAAGGATTTTTTTGATGAGCAAGAACTAGAACAGAAGGTTGTTTATGGTGATGAAGATCAAACGGAATATGTTGATGAAGAACGTGGATATCAAATTCAATGGCTCGTACCAGAATCAAATGAAAAGGAAATGGAGCCCATCATTTTGATCCTTGAAGAGAAGGGTGAGTTTAAGGAATTTGAACCATCTTTATCAGAGACGTTTGCCTATGTTTTAACTGGAAAAATCAGCATTCGTTTAGGGAGACGAGTTTATTCAGCCAGAGCGGGGGAAGTCATCTACTATCACGCTGCTGAAAGACATCAAATTACGAATGATTATCCCGGTACATCACAACTACTTCTCGTTGCAACAGAATCATACTTATAA
- a CDS encoding ABC transporter ATP-binding protein: MTDNTIIRFEGVTKQYDDDPAVLDSVNFEIERGKFYTLLGPSGCGKTTILRLIAGFTEASQGEIYFNGKIINHVPANERQVNTVFQDYALFPHLNVFENVAFGLRIKKMKNAQIQQKVKEALKFVNLEGYETREIKEMSGGQRQRVAIARAIVNEPEVILLDEPLSALDLKLRTEMQYELRELQRRLGITFIFVTHDQEEALAMSDEIFVLNKGKIQQSGTPTDIYDEPINRFVADFIGESNIVPGKMIQDFEVEFVGKQFECVDRGFNPNESVEIVIRPEDLEITKKDQGKLKVRVDSQLFRGVHYEICCYDEAGNEWLVHSTKKAVVGDEIGLYFDPEAIHVMRFGETEEEFDKRLEAYSEDGHAN; this comes from the coding sequence ATGACAGATAATACAATCATTCGTTTTGAAGGTGTAACAAAACAATACGATGATGACCCTGCTGTCTTAGATAGTGTTAATTTTGAAATTGAAAGAGGAAAGTTTTATACATTACTTGGTCCATCAGGATGCGGAAAGACGACAATATTACGCCTTATTGCTGGTTTTACTGAGGCGAGTCAAGGGGAAATTTACTTCAATGGGAAAATAATCAATCATGTTCCAGCAAATGAACGACAAGTAAATACAGTTTTCCAAGATTATGCTCTCTTTCCTCATTTAAACGTATTTGAAAATGTCGCATTTGGACTGCGAATCAAGAAAATGAAAAATGCTCAAATTCAACAAAAAGTGAAAGAGGCATTAAAGTTTGTCAATTTAGAAGGCTATGAAACGCGTGAAATAAAAGAGATGTCGGGTGGTCAACGGCAACGGGTGGCAATCGCTCGTGCAATTGTCAATGAACCGGAAGTGATTCTTCTTGATGAACCACTATCGGCACTCGATTTAAAGCTTCGTACCGAAATGCAATATGAGCTTCGTGAGTTACAGCGACGACTTGGAATTACCTTTATCTTTGTTACGCATGACCAAGAAGAAGCCCTAGCGATGTCAGATGAAATTTTTGTTTTAAATAAAGGGAAAATTCAGCAGAGTGGGACACCAACGGATATTTATGATGAGCCAATTAATCGGTTTGTGGCGGATTTTATCGGGGAGTCCAATATTGTTCCTGGTAAAATGATTCAAGACTTTGAGGTAGAGTTTGTAGGAAAGCAATTTGAATGTGTCGACCGCGGATTTAATCCTAATGAATCGGTTGAAATTGTCATTCGTCCTGAGGATTTAGAAATTACGAAGAAAGACCAGGGCAAGCTGAAAGTTCGTGTGGATTCTCAATTATTCCGTGGAGTTCACTATGAGATATGCTGTTATGATGAGGCTGGAAATGAGTGGCTGGTACATTCAACGAAAAAAGCGGTTGTAGGTGATGAGATAGGTTTATATTTTGATCCGGAAGCGATTCATGTTATGAGATTTGGCGAGACGGAAGAAGAATTTGATAAACGTTTAGAGGCATATAGTGAGGACGGCCATGCAAACTAG
- a CDS encoding ABC transporter permease yields the protein MQTRSRNIYLIPYVLWIILFVVAPILLILYYSFFNIDGDFSFENYKNFFTPVYLKMTLSSFWYAFLITAISLIIAYPTAYLLTKTKHKHLWLLLIILPTWINLLLKAYAFIGIFGTYGAANSFLEWIGIGTKQILFTDFSFLFVAVYIFIPFMIMPIFNSLEELNPTLIDASRDLGASAWTTFKRVIFPLTIDGVKSGCQVVFIPALSLFMITRLIAGNRVITLGTAIEQHFLVTQDWGMGSTIAVFLIIAMALFMIVTGNRK from the coding sequence ATGCAAACTAGATCGCGCAATATATATCTTATTCCTTATGTACTATGGATCATTCTCTTTGTCGTCGCACCTATTCTACTTATCCTTTACTATTCTTTCTTTAATATCGATGGGGATTTCTCTTTTGAGAATTACAAGAACTTTTTTACCCCAGTTTATTTAAAGATGACACTCAGCTCGTTTTGGTATGCATTTTTAATTACCGCGATTTCACTCATAATCGCCTACCCAACAGCCTATTTATTAACAAAAACAAAGCATAAACACCTATGGCTATTATTAATTATTTTACCAACATGGATCAATTTATTGCTGAAAGCCTATGCTTTTATCGGGATATTCGGAACATATGGAGCAGCTAATTCATTTTTAGAATGGATTGGGATTGGGACAAAACAAATTTTGTTCACTGACTTTAGTTTCTTATTTGTAGCAGTATATATTTTTATTCCGTTTATGATTATGCCGATATTCAATTCGTTGGAAGAGTTGAATCCAACACTTATTGACGCTTCAAGAGATTTAGGTGCGTCTGCATGGACGACCTTTAAACGAGTGATTTTCCCATTAACGATTGATGGAGTAAAATCTGGATGCCAAGTTGTCTTTATTCCAGCATTATCGTTATTCATGATTACCCGCTTAATTGCCGGAAATCGTGTTATCACGCTTGGTACAGCAATTGAACAACATTTTCTTGTTACCCAAGATTGGGGAATGGGTTCAACGATAGCTGTCTTTTTAATCATTGCGATGGCATTATTCATGATCGTAACAGGTAATAGAAAGTGA
- a CDS encoding ABC transporter permease: MKRKGKIFNIYLVIIFIILYAPIFYLMFYSFNSGGAMHDFEGFTLEWYKEVFHDTRLLIIVLNTVVIALLSAALSTILGVIGALAIYFVKRRRTKNTLLTLNNVLIVSPDVIIGASFLILFTIIGIKLGFISVLLSHIAFSVPIVVLMVIPKLQEMSPTLLDAARDLGASRWNVLTKVVLPFITPGIFAGFFMALTYSLDDFAVTFFVTGNGFSTLSVEIYSRARQGISLSINALSTLIFLFTIILVIGYYFINQRNNRPNGMGVRK, from the coding sequence ATGAAACGAAAGGGAAAGATTTTTAATATTTATTTAGTCATTATTTTTATCATTCTTTATGCCCCAATCTTCTATTTAATGTTTTATTCCTTTAATAGTGGGGGAGCGATGCATGACTTTGAAGGCTTTACACTTGAGTGGTACAAGGAAGTTTTTCATGATACCCGTCTATTAATTATTGTATTAAACACAGTTGTTATTGCCCTTTTATCGGCGGCACTTTCAACCATTCTTGGTGTCATTGGCGCCCTTGCCATTTACTTTGTAAAAAGAAGACGGACGAAAAATACATTATTGACATTAAATAATGTATTGATTGTTAGTCCAGATGTCATTATCGGTGCTTCATTTTTAATATTATTTACGATTATTGGGATTAAACTTGGTTTCATTTCGGTTCTACTCTCACATATCGCCTTTAGTGTACCGATTGTTGTATTAATGGTGATTCCGAAGTTACAAGAAATGAGTCCTACTCTTCTTGATGCGGCACGTGATTTGGGGGCTAGTCGTTGGAATGTCCTTACAAAGGTTGTTCTTCCATTTATCACGCCAGGAATTTTTGCCGGATTCTTTATGGCATTGACATATTCTTTAGATGATTTTGCGGTGACCTTTTTCGTAACTGGTAATGGCTTCTCGACTTTATCTGTTGAAATTTATTCGCGTGCAAGACAAGGGATTTCCTTATCTATTAATGCTTTGTCGACACTTATTTTCTTGTTTACGATCATTCTTGTCATCGGTTATTACTTTATTAATCAACGTAATAACCGTCCGAACGGAATGGGGGTAAGAAAATGA
- a CDS encoding ABC transporter substrate-binding protein — translation MKQLVRVFVTIFIVSFAILFFINRLNSSQGLSGGNTLTVYNWGDYIEPKLIKKFEKETGIKVIYQTFDSNEAMMTKIEQGGTTFDVAVPSEYAIEKMKEEKLLLPINHSKLPNLKYINPRFLDLPFDEKNKYSIPYFWGTVGIVYNPSLLNGKKITSWNDLWDKDLRNSILLADGAREVMGMGLNSLHYSLNDTNEAHLQEAKRKLDKLTPNVKAIVGDEIKMLLANEEAAVGVVWSGDASEIIDENEKLDYVVPKEGSNLWFDNMVIPKTAKNIDGAHKFINFMLDPKNAAANADYVGYSTPNEKALNYLDKEVSGDKRFYPDLDKAEGLEVYENLGKRMLAHYNELFLEFKMHRK, via the coding sequence ATGAAACAGTTAGTCCGTGTGTTTGTAACGATTTTTATCGTGTCATTTGCGATTCTCTTTTTCATTAATCGGCTGAATTCGTCTCAAGGATTATCCGGTGGGAATACGTTAACTGTCTATAACTGGGGAGATTATATCGAACCGAAACTAATTAAAAAGTTTGAGAAAGAAACGGGAATTAAGGTTATCTATCAAACATTTGATTCAAATGAAGCGATGATGACAAAAATTGAACAGGGTGGAACGACATTTGATGTGGCTGTACCGTCTGAGTATGCGATTGAAAAAATGAAGGAAGAAAAGCTGCTTCTTCCTATTAATCATTCCAAATTGCCAAATTTAAAATATATTAATCCTCGTTTTCTAGATTTACCTTTTGATGAAAAAAATAAATATTCGATTCCTTACTTTTGGGGAACTGTTGGAATTGTTTACAATCCTTCGTTACTAAACGGGAAAAAGATTACGAGTTGGAATGATTTATGGGATAAGGATTTGCGAAATTCCATTTTACTTGCCGATGGTGCTCGGGAGGTAATGGGAATGGGACTAAATAGTCTTCATTACTCACTAAATGATACAAATGAAGCACATCTTCAAGAAGCAAAAAGAAAGCTTGATAAACTCACACCAAATGTAAAAGCGATTGTTGGTGATGAAATTAAAATGCTTCTTGCCAATGAAGAAGCAGCCGTCGGGGTTGTTTGGTCTGGTGATGCATCAGAAATTATTGATGAAAATGAAAAGTTAGACTATGTTGTTCCAAAGGAAGGATCTAACCTATGGTTTGATAATATGGTCATTCCGAAAACGGCAAAGAATATCGATGGGGCGCATAAGTTTATTAACTTCATGCTTGATCCAAAAAATGCAGCAGCCAATGCTGATTATGTTGGCTACTCCACACCAAATGAAAAAGCGTTAAATTACTTAGATAAAGAAGTATCAGGTGATAAGCGGTTCTATCCGGATTTAGATAAGGCAGAAGGTCTTGAAGTCTATGAAAATCTTGGGAAAAGAATGCTTGCACATTACAATGAGCTGTTCTTAGAATTTAAGATGCATCGGAAATAA
- a CDS encoding helix-turn-helix transcriptional regulator, whose translation MKLDRLLAITMILINQRRVQAQELADMFDVSVRTIYRDIDSLNQAGIPIITYQGQNGGIGLIEGYRMDKNVLTRDELGAIKLALKSLSTSYQDAHASAVLEKLKGLSNEQQTLESIFIDFSPWGGNSVLKEKVTMLKKAIESHFCVQFFYSNSLGKESNREVEPHTIVLKGQSWYLYAFCQQKEQFRLFKIARMKDVSILKKEFVRKEVQIEDSPWDKEWYHPKRTTALTLSFKSSDLALMEEMFGVENIITSDNNQPVVTVEMPEDEGMYRFLFSFIDRIEVIKPEHVRQKLKNMLQNMVDLYTEKE comes from the coding sequence ATGAAGTTGGATCGTTTGTTGGCAATTACGATGATCTTAATCAATCAAAGAAGAGTACAGGCGCAGGAGCTTGCGGACATGTTTGATGTTTCAGTAAGGACAATTTATCGTGATATTGATTCATTAAACCAAGCGGGTATTCCGATTATAACGTATCAGGGTCAAAATGGCGGAATCGGTTTGATTGAGGGCTATCGAATGGATAAGAATGTCCTGACTCGTGATGAGTTAGGGGCAATTAAACTTGCCTTAAAGAGTCTATCCACATCCTATCAAGATGCACATGCATCAGCTGTATTAGAAAAATTAAAAGGGCTATCAAATGAACAGCAAACGCTTGAATCGATATTTATCGATTTTAGTCCTTGGGGAGGAAACTCCGTTCTAAAGGAAAAGGTCACGATGCTTAAAAAGGCAATTGAATCTCATTTTTGTGTGCAGTTCTTTTATTCAAACAGTTTAGGTAAGGAATCAAATCGTGAAGTTGAACCGCATACGATTGTACTAAAGGGGCAATCCTGGTATTTATACGCATTCTGCCAGCAAAAGGAGCAGTTTCGATTGTTTAAGATTGCTAGAATGAAGGATGTCTCAATCCTTAAAAAGGAATTTGTAAGAAAAGAAGTGCAAATTGAAGATTCTCCGTGGGATAAAGAATGGTATCATCCGAAACGAACTACAGCATTAACCCTTTCATTCAAATCTAGTGATCTTGCGCTAATGGAAGAAATGTTTGGTGTAGAAAATATAATCACTAGTGACAATAATCAACCTGTTGTAACGGTTGAAATGCCTGAGGACGAGGGCATGTACCGATTTCTATTTAGTTTTATCGATCGAATCGAAGTGATTAAACCGGAACATGTAAGGCAGAAATTAAAGAATATGCTTCAGAATATGGTGGACCTATACACGGAAAAAGAATAA